The following nucleotide sequence is from Chryseobacterium sp. CY350.
ATGCCGCATTATCAACATCAATCGAAAAAGTAGAAACCGACTGATTTTCGGTCAGTTCAAAAGGATTTTCTACCAATGCATCATATTCTTCAGTATTATTTTGTTGAATTTGCTTTGAAAGATTAATACTATCCTGAACTTTCTGAAGTTTTTTGAATGCTTTTTTCTCTTTTCGGGAAAGTTTTTTGGTTATAATAATGATAACACCATTCGAAGCTCTGCTTCCAAATATTGCTGTTGCAGAAGCATCTTTTAAAACCGAAATACTTTCAATTTTATTGGGGTTTAATGCTGCAAGAGAATTTTGATCTGAAACTACTCCATTTATAACATATAAAGGATTTTTACCACCGCTTAAGCTTTTGCTTCCTCTTATTAAAATACTTGCTGATCCCGGAGTAGCATCTACAGACGAAATCTGAAGACCCGAAACTTTTCCTGCTAAAGCCTGTTGAACGTTGTTACTCCGTTTAAATTCATTTCTGATATTTGATGTCTCCGAGTAATTATTAAAGCCGCTATTTCCAAAACCATTCACGGCAATCGTTGAAGACGCAATGATATTTCCTTTTGCTTTTTTTGAACGCCTGCCTTCCAAACTTTGTGAGCTTACCACAGAAACGGCACTTGATGTATAGGATTGCTTTTTCACAGGTCGTAGTCCTACTAAAACTACCTCATCAATACTTTGAACTTTATCTTTATCCAAAATACCGTCTCCATTTGTTTCTTCATAAGTTATTGTTTCTTTTGGAATATCTGCATTATGTGGTGCTAAATCATTGTGATAAATTGGAGAAATTTCAGGTTTAGGAATAATTGTTTCGTAGGCTAAAACTTCAGGTTTTTGAATTACTTTTTGAGATTGAATTCCCTCCTCAATATTAGATTTCACAATACTGTCAATTACCTGAACATTAGGATTTACTTTAGGTAAAATAGTATTTTGAGAAATTTGAGGCTTAGAAATATCAACAATATCCTTTTTATTAATAAAATAAAATGCTCCCAAACCAATAACCAAACTCGCTGCAATTCCGTACGGAAACCAGATTGGGACGATTCTCTTTTTGTCTTCTTTTTTATCTAATTTCTCTTCTACTCTCGCCCAAACTTTATCAAAACCCGGAAAAGTCGCAGGTTCTTCTACAGATTGAGAAGCGTCATTGAATTTTTTATCTATATCGTGATTGTTTTCCATTGTGTAAAAGTTTAAATGTTGTGATTAACCAATAATTCCTGAAGTTTTTTTCTGGCGAAATTGAGCTGCGACTTTGAAGTTCCTTCGCTGATAGAAAGCATTGTCGCAATTTCTTTGTGCGGATAACCCTCAATTGCAAACAGATTGAAAATAGCTCTGCAACCTTCCGGAAGAAAATTGAGAAGCTTCAGAATATCTTTTTCGAAAGAAATACTGTCTGTGGGAGAACCTGTGGATTCTACAAATTCGTCTTCCAAAGAAATTTCGAGTGTTTTCATGCTTCTTAATTTCTGCAAACATTCGTTGACGGCAATTTTTCTTGCCCAGGCTTCAAAAATTTCGTGGTTTTGCAACTGATTAAGCTTTGTGAAAATTTTATAAAAAGTATCGGCCAATACTTCTTCTATATCTTCATCGTTTTTCAGATAGCGTTTGCAAACTGAATACAGCTTGCCCGCCATTTTTTCGTAAACTTTCCGCTGTGCATTGCGATTGTTCCGTTGGCATTCTAACAGTAATTCTTTTTCCATAGTCAGGCTTTATACTCTTATAGATGCAGAAAATTTCAAAATGGTTGGAAACATTCTAAACTTTTTCTAAAAATAAGGAAATACTGAAATGATTAGATACAAAACTTTTACTTAATCTTGATTGCAAATGATTAAATAAACATTGAACTATTTGTAAAATCTCAAACCGGAAAAGAATACTATATGGTGAAAAATTCTTGGGGTGTAACCAACGATTTTGATGGATATTTGTATGTGACAAAACCGTATGTTGAGTATAAATCAACTGCAATTCTGGTTCATAAAAATGCAATTCCAAAGAACATCAGAAAATAATTGAAACCAAGCAAAAGTATTGGTTTGTAGGAAATCATTATTGTCATTCACTTGACAATTTTAGATATTTTTAAACTTGTTAATAGGCCGCTTTGAGATTTTCTTGAGGCGGTTTTTAAAATCAAAGCTGTCAGAATTTGACAGCTTTGATTTGTTTTCTATCCCTTAATTTCATCATCATCTTTTATTGTATATGTCTCCAACAACAACTGTTTATCTTTCGCTTCAAGAAGGTTAAATCTTTCACGAACAATTGATGTATTCTCTCTCAGTTTATCAGCTAATTCTTTCGTATTTTCTTCTGAATTATCTCCATCTAAATCTTTATCATCTTGCGTCCCATAGGTTAGTAATTTAATTTCATTACCCTTAATAATATGCTCTGCAATAACCTTACTAACTTCATCAATTTTTTTATCTACACCTTCTTTACTGATTCCCTTATCGTTTTTAACATTTTCTTTATGTTGCTCACTAATAGTATCTCTTAATGTTTCATAGATATTTAAAAGCATTAATTTTTCTCTTTCTTTTTCTGTTGATATTAACTTTCTATTTCCCATATAAGAAGCTATTATTTCTTTAGCCATTTTAGATTTATACAACAAATAAGCACCATAAACAGCTAAACCTTTCATAACAACTTTGGTTAAATCTAAAGACACATCAAAATCTATATTACAAACAACATCAATAGACCCATTTTGAATTTCAATTAAATCAATCTCTTCAGGAGAATCTGACTTAAGCAATGTATAATACAGAAGCAAAGCTCTATTCCACTTATTAAGACTTTTTGTAAATTCTTTAAGAGTTCCTGTAGACTTTAAATCTTTAAAAATAATAGAAACCAATGCATTTCCTTCAGATGCAAATTGGTCTGAATCTGTTGCAGAATATTTATTTAATAAGTTCTTTAAACTCTTAACCTCATTTTCATTTTCGGTAATAGACTCTAATAAAGTATTTAATATAGTATACAGCTTAGAATAATATTCACTTGCATCAATTGAACTATTGTCATCAAGCTTGTCAAGCTCAGAAATTGTTTCTTGTTCTGTAAAAGGAAGAGTATCTTTTAATAAATAAAATAAATCGTTATTTAAAGAATTATTTTCAAAATTTTGAAAAGAACTCTTTATTCGCAGAGATATGTCTTTCATGTAGACTAGATTTTGATTCTGCGATTGCTGAATAGACTGAAAATAATCTGTAATATCTCTCTTAAAACCAGAAACGATCACTAAAGATTCGAAAAGATGTACTTTACTTAATAAGGATTCAATGTTCATTGTTTTTTTATATAGTTATGTAAAATCAAATTTACAAATTTCTAATAATAAACAAGTTACGGTATACCGTAACTATACATAAAAAAACCGCTCCCAAAACGAAAGCGGTTTCAATTTTATAAAAAATCTCAATTAAAATATCGCGGGATATTTCTCAGGATTTGTTTCATTAAATAAAGCATAAATTCTTTCAACCATATCATCTGAAGATGGCTTAGAGAAATAATCGCCATCACTTGCGTAGGCAGGTCTGTGATCGTTTGCAGCAATCGTCAACGGATCTGAATCTAAATATCTGAAAGCCTTTTGCTTTTCTAAAATCTGCTGAAGAATAAACGCTGAAGTTCCACCTTCCACATCTTCGTCGATTACAACCAATCTGTTTGTTCTTTTCACAGATTCAGCAATTTCATGCGTTAAATCAAAAGGAATTAATGACTGAACATCAATAACTTCCGCAGAAATCCCTAATTTCTCTAATTCTTCTGCTGCTTCCATCACAATTCTCCAAGTCGAACCGTACGTTACCAAAGTAACATCTTTTCCTTTTTTTGTCACTTCGATTTTCCCTACAGGAACAGTGAACTCACCTAAGTTATCGGGTTGTTTTTCTTTTAATCGGTATCCGTTCAGACATTCAACAATCACAGCAGGATCGTCGCTTTGAAGCATCGTATTGTAAAATCCGGCAGCTTTCGTTAAGTTTCTTGGTACCAAAACCAAAATACCTTTAGAAAGATTCAGAATTCCCGCCATTGGGGAACCAGAATGCCAAACTCCTTCCAATCTGTGACCTCTTGTTCTGATGATTACAGGAGCTTTCTGACCGCCTTTAGTTCTGTACTGAACTGTCGCCAAATCATCACTCATTCCCTGTAAACAATACAGAATATAATCTAAATACTGAATTTCAGCAATTGGTCTTAAACCTCTCATCGCCATCCCAATTCCTTGTCCAAGAATGGTCGCTTCACGAATTCCGGTATCGGCAACACGAATGTCACCGTATTTTTCCTGCATTCCTTCTAATCCTTGATTAACGTCACCGATATTTCCGGCGTCTTCACCAAAAACCAAAGTTTGAGGATATTTTTCAAATATTTTATCGAAATTATTCCTCACCACTACTCTTCCGTCAACATCTTCAGAAGTTTCAGAATAGATAGGTTTGATTTCTTTAATATTTTCAGCCTTCCATTGAGACTGAGAGTATAAATGAGACGAGTAATTGTCTTTTTCAACTTCAAAAACTTCGTTGTATTTATTCATTAACGCAGTTCTTTCCGCTGAGCTTGTACCTCTTGTGGCCAGTAAAGATTTTCTGATCAAATGGAAAACGTCTTTCTTCGCTTTAGAAACCAATTTGTTGTATTGATTGATATACGTTTCGATTTCAGAATTTTGACCTTTAAGATTTTCAACTAAAGGTAAAACTGAAAAAGCCAGCTCTGTAAGTGTTTTCTGATAATTTTCCCAAGCCGTCTTTTGTCCGTTCTTTACTTTCTTCTTAGCTTCCTCATCAATTGCCTCCAACTCTTCTACAGTTGCGATGATTTCATCTTTTCCTTCAATTTCGATGGAATAATTTAAAATCCATTCTCTGAATTTAATTAATCCGTCAAAATCTGCTTCCCAAGACAAACGGTCTTCATTTTTATATCTTTCGTGAGAGCCCGAAGTTGAGTGACCTTGCGGCTGCGTTACTTCAATTACATGAACCACCACAGGAACAGATTCTGTTCTGGCAAAATGCTCGGCTCTTGCATACGCATCCAATAAAGCAGGATAATCCCAAGCTTTCACCTGAATAATCTCACAACCTTGATCTTCACCTTCCTTTCTTTGGAAACCGCTCAACATTTCAGCAATATCAGCTTTTGCTCTCTGTTTCATGGTAGGAACCGAAATTCCGTAACCATCATCCCAAATTGAAACAATCATAGGAACCTGCAATGCACACGCTGCATTCAAAGTTTCCCAAAAATGACCTTCAGCAGTTGATGCATCACCAATTGTACCGAAAGCTATTTCATTTCCTTTGTCAGAGAATTTTTCAGCGCCTTCAAAATGCACGGTTTTATATACTTTAGAAGCCTGTGCTAAACCTAATAATCTTGGCATTTGTCCGGCAGTCGGTGAAATATCTGATGAAATATTTTTTTGCGCCATCAAATCTTTCCAACTTCCGTCTTCATTCAAACTTCTTGTTGCAAAGTGACCGTTCATCTGTCTACCTGCAGAAGCTGGTTCTCTCTCGACGCTTGTATCTGCATACAACTGCGCAAAGAAACTCTCAACAGACAGAGCGTCTATTGCCAATGCAAAAGTTTGGTCTCTATAGTATCCCGAACGGAAATCTCCATTCTTGAAAACCTTTGCCATTGCCAGCTGCGGAAGCTCTTTTCCGTCACCAAAAATTCCAAACTTCGCTTTCCCTGTAAGCACTTCTCTTCTACCAAGATACGACATTTCACGAGAGATTCTCCCTAATTTATAGTCTTCAAGTATTTGATTTTTAAAGTCTTGAAAAGAAATTTGTTGAGTTTCAATATAGGTTGTCTGCATAGCCAAATATTAAATATTGTTTATTTATGAAGTATTTTGCTAATATACACTTTTTATATTAATTTTAATTTTAAAGAATATTTTTTAAAAATTTGATAATGAAAAAAAATGTATTTACTTTGAATAAAACTCTGTAATATGGAAAAAAAGTCAACTCACATCCTGAATGCATCGACCAATCTTTTAGGCTTTTCAATGATCATTATCACCTCATTAAAGATAACTAAAACGAGCCATCATACATTTCTAGACGAGTTTGCAGGTATTGCGTGTGTATTTTTTGCGTGTAGCAGTTTATTTTCTTTTATGTCGATAAGATCTAAAAAAGAAAGTGCAGGAAATAGATATGAGAGTATTGCGGATTATTTATTTTTAATCGCCTTATTTTGTATTATTCTGTCTGTGACTATTATAACAACGACAATAATGGATTAAAATTACAGTTTTTTTGTTTAGTTTTAATTTCTAGATAATTTACTATCAAATAAATTATTAAAATTTTCTTTCGATCACATAATCCAGCATCATGTGTAGAGATCTTCTCACTTCAGAATCAGGAAATTCATCAAGAATATCTTTAGCTTTCTGCTGAAAATCTTTCATCACCTGAATTGCGTAATCCAAACCGCCTGAACTTTTCACAAAAGCAATCAGTTCTTTCACACGTTTTTGATCGTTGTTGTAGCGCTTGATCGTATTGAAATAATATTTTCTATCAGTTTCGCCAGCAATTTTTAAAGTATGAATTAAAGGTAAAGTCATTTTCTGCTCTTTAATATCAATTCCAACCGGTTTTCCGATCACATTTGAACTTAAATAATCGAATAAATCATCTTTAATCTGAAAAGCCATTCCGGTATACGTTCCGAACTGCATCATTTTCTTGGCTAAATTTTCATCAGCATCGTTGGATAAAGCTCCGATTTCACAACACGCTGCAATCAAAGTAGCTGTCTTCTGACGGATGATTTCATAATAAACATCTTCAGTAATATCCAATTTTCTGGCTTTTTCCAATTGAAGAAGTTCACCTTCAGACATTTCTCTGATGGTTCTTGAAATCACAGATAGTAAATCGTAATCTTTATGGTCTGTAGAAAGTAAAACTGCTTTTGATAGTAAGAAATCACCAACTAAAACGGCTATTTTATTTTTCCATAAAGCATTAATAGAGAAAAAATTACGTCTCTTAAAACTCTCATCCACAACATCATCATGAACCAAAGTTGCAGTGTGAATCAGCTCAATCATTGAAGCCCCGCGATAAGTTTTTTCGTTGACGTTCCCAATCAGTTTTGCACATAGAAATACAAACATCGGACGCATCTGCTTCCCCTTTGTGGTAACAATAAAACGGGTAACTTTATCGAGTAAAGCGACTTTGCTCTGCATAGATTCATAAAACTTCTGCTCGAAAAGTTTCATTTCCTCATTGATCGGTCGTTTGATTTCTTCTACAATATTGGCCACTATCTGAGAATGATGGGTGAGTATTTATTAATTATCACAAAGATAATTTTTTTAAACCAATTTTAATAAAAATTCAAAGTCTTTAAAATTATTCGATACAATTCAACCATTAAGAAAATGAAAAAGATAAGAATTATTATGGATCAATAAATTCAACTAAGCGTAATGCTTAATGATTCAACTTTTTTGAATTTTATGTATTTAGATTATTTTTGGCCTTAAAACTTCTTGATCTAAATGGTTTAAAATTTAAATTTATCATTAGGAACAAAATAGAGAAACGGTTTAGTTTTCTTGATCGGCGAGTAAAATTTTTCCCCCGAAATATAAATTCCTTTTTCATCAATAGCAATTCCTTCGATTTGCCCAATCGTCAATGCACTTCCTAAATAAAAGTGTTTTGGATTTTCTCTGAAAAATATTCCCGGTTCCGTTTCATTAAAAATATCTAAAAAGACTTCTGTTTTCTTGGTATATCCAACAACATAAAGCCTCTTGTCATAATAAGAAGCATCAGTAACCACATAGCCGGTTTTGTAAGATTCTACTTTTTGTGCTGCCTGATTTTCAAAATTTTCAGGATCAAGTGTGTAATGAGTTGTAGATTTTGAAGCCCATTCTTTGGTGAAAATGTGAATTTTTCCGTTCAAATAAATCATCGACTCCAAATCGTAATCTGTTGAAATATTTTTTGAAGTAAAATCGTTTTGTTCTGGATAATAAAAAGAAATGGTTTTCATTAAATCGTTATGCAATCGATCATTTCGAAAAGGAATTTTATAAATTTTTAAATCTTTTCTGGTTCCTGCATTGTTGCCAAAATCTCCAATGTAGAAGTTTTCTCCATTATTTGTTAAAGCTTCCCAGTCTTTATTTTCAGCATTTGTTTTTAAAACTTTGACAATTTTTCCTGAGTTTTTATCAATTTCATACAATTCTGGAGAATTTCCGCTGTCGTTGAAGGTGTAGAGTTTGCCGTCAAAGAAATTAAGTCCCGAAGTTTCTTGAATTGAATCATTTAAAACTGAAACTCTGAATTTTTTAAGCTTAAAAATTTCCGCCTGTTGAGAAAATGCAGTTTGGAATGTAAAAATTACGATTAATAGAAAAACCTTCTTCATAGCACAAAATTACGGATTTTGGTATGAATGGATTGTTAAGAATTTGAGTATGATTTTTAGTTGAACCACTTCGTGGTTCTGCGGATATTCTTCATAATTTCACATGGGTTTCACCCACGGCTATTGATGTTGAACCACTTCGTGGTTCTGAAATTATTTAATAAAAGAAAAAGTTATGAAAAAAAATTATTCAGCGTTTTTGTTGGCTAATTGTCCACAAGCCGCATCTATATCACCACCACGACTTTTTCTAACCATTACTGTAATTCCTGCTTTTTCAAGTTCACGAACATATTTTTCTTCGGCAGCAACGCTTCTATGGTCAAATTTTCCTTCACCAATCGGGTTATATTGAATTAAATTAACTTTAGAAGGAACCTGTCGGCAATATTTAATTAAAGCTCTGATGTCTTCATCTTTGTCATTAATACCTTTCCAGACACAATACTCAAACGTAATTACAGAGCCCGTTTTTTTGTACCAATGTTGAAGCGCCTCCATAATATCCGTTAAAGGAAATTTATCAGAAAACGGCATAATCTCATTACGGGTTTTTTCAACCGCAGAATGTAGTGATAGGGCAAGCTTTACTTTTAACTCGTCATCAGCCAGCATGTTAATCATCTTCGGAATTCCTGATGTAGAAACAGTAATTCTTCTAGGTGACATTCCCAAACCTTCCGGCTGAGTGATTTTACGGATGGCTTCAACGACGTTTTTATAATTCATCATTGGCTCACCCATTCCCATAAAAACAATGTTGGTCAACGGACGGTTGTAATATTCTTTACTCTGTCTGTCTATCAAAGCAACCTGATCTACGATTTCGGCGACCTCAAGATTTCTCATTCTTTTGAGTTTGGCTGTGGCACAAAACTCGCAATTTAACGAACACCCTACTTGCGAAGAAACACAAGCTGTAGTTCTGGTTTCCGTAGGAATAAGAACAGATTCCACCATGAGTCCGTCATGAAGTTTCACTCCGTTTTTTATCGTTCCGTCTGTAGATTTCTGAAATTGATCTACCGCTGCCGGATTCATGAGGAAATCACGGACAAGATGCTCTCTCAGATCTTTTGAAAGATTCGTCATTTCTTCAAAAGAATGAAGATTTTTACTCCAGATCCAGTCATAGACCTGCTTGGCACGAAAAGGTTTTTCACCAATAGTACCAAAGTAATCTTTGAGTTGGTCTAGCGATAATGTACGGATATCTTTCAAAGTATTGTTTATTACAGATATTAAATTATAAATTTTAGATCAAAAACCTTTAAAAAATCAGGATTCAATCTAAAATTTATAATCTATAATTTAAATTAATTACAAAATTAACATTGCGTCACCGTAAGAATAGAATTTATATTTTTCTCTTACCGCTTCTTCGTAAGCCTGCATCAAGAAATCTTTTCCTGCAAATGCCGCAATCATCATCATTAGAGTAGATTTTGGCGTATGGAAATTCGTAATCATTGTATTCGCAACTCCGAAATCGTGAGGCGGATAAATAAATTTATTAGTCCAGCCATTGAATGCAGAAATTTTTCTATTTGAAGAAACTGAAGTTTCAATTGCTCTCATCGTGGTAGTTCCTACTGCACAAACTCTACGGTTTTCCTGAACCGCTTTGTTGATGATCTCAGCATTTTTCTCGTCGATGATAATTTCCTCAGATTCCATTTTATGCTTAGATAGATCTTCCACTTCGATCGGGTTGAAAGTTCCCAAACCAACGTGAAGCGTCACTTCAGCAAAATCAATTCCTTTGATCTCCAATCTCTTCATTAAATGTCTTGAGAAATGCAGACCAGCTGTTGGTGCCGCTACAGCTCCTTCTACTTTAGCATAAATAGTCTGATATCTTTCAGCATCTTCAGGTTCTACTTCTCTTTTGATATATTTTGGAAGTGGAGTTTCTCCTAATTCTTTCAATTTAGTTCTGAATTCTTCGTAAGAACCATCAAATAAAAATCTCAAAGTTCTACCTCTTGAAGTTGTGTTATCAATTACCTCCGCAACCAAAGACTCATCTTCTGTGAAGAATAATTTGTTTCCAATTCTGATTTTTCTTGCCGGATCTACCAAAACATCCCAAACGCGGGTTTCTTTATCAAGCTCTCTTAAAAGGAAAACTTCAATTTTAGCTCCGGTTTTTTCTTTATTTCCATACAGACGAGCAGGAAAAACTTTTGTATTATTGAAAATGAAAAGATCTTTTTCATCAAAGTAATCTACAACGTCTTTGAATGTTTTATGCTCAATGGTTTGAGTTTTTCTGTCAAGAACCATTAATCTTGCTTCATCTCTGTGTTCTGATGGATGTTCTGCCAATAATTCTTCAGGGAGATCAAAATTAAAATCGGATGTCTTCATTTTTTAAATTACGGTTTAAAAATTATGTAAAAATTACGGATGTAATTTTCGGACTGCAAATATACAACATTCGATACCCCTTTGTCAAGTCTTTATTTTACAATCGTTACTGACAGGGAATTTGAAGCATCATATTTTTTTATTTAATGAAATTACATTAGAAAAAAAGAGTATTTTAGTGAAATTAAATTTACACTTATGAGCAAATATTCTTTAGAAGAATTCGTAAAAGAAACCAAAGAAAATCCTCTAGAAAGAGATTATTTTGAGTTGGAAAAGCCTGCACTTTTAGAAATCAACCTCAATAATCAGGCAGTCTGGACAAAAACAGGAAGCATGGTAGGATACATTGGAAATATCAATTTTGAAAGACAAGGTATGCTTTCTGGCGGATTGGGAAATCTTTTGAAAAAAGCTCTCAGCGGAGAAGGTGCAAAACTAATGAAAGCTGAAGGAACCGGAAAACTTTATGTAGCCGATTCAGGGAAAAAGGTTAGAATTCTTTATTTAAATAACGAGACACTATTCGTGAACGGAAATGATGTTTTGGCACACGAGCAAAGCATTAAAAGCGATATCACGATGTTGAAAAGCATTGCCGGAATGATGTCTGGCGGATTGTTTCAGGTAAAACTTTCGGGAACGGGACACATTGCAATTACGACTCATGGCGAACCTTTAACATTATTGGTAACTCCAGGCGCGCCTGTTTTCACAGATCCCAATGCAACTGTTGCTTGGTCTGGAAATTTAAGTCCGGAACTGAAAACCAATGTTTCTTTCAAAAGTTTGATTGGAAGAGGAAGCGGTGAAGAATTTCAAATGAAATTTTCCGGGAATGGTTGGGTTTTGATACAGCCGTATGAGGAGGTTTATGTGGTGTCGAAATAAATGTTAGAAAAAGCGACTATATTAAGTCGCTTTTTTCTATTCTTCAAAATCAGTTGAATAATCAATTTTTTTATATTTTAATTTTTGAGGTATTACAATAATTAAACTAGTCTTTTGAATCTTTTGAATTTTATCTTCAAAAAGATGACCCGAAGAATGATAATTCTTTTGCACGCTAGTTACAATGTACATAAATTTAGGGTCTAAATCTTTTTTTATTTTTTCACTTACCTCTTCATCTCTACAGTTCTCAGTAGAAAAATACACTTTATTAAATTCATTCTTTTCAATCTTTAGTCTTGTTGACATCTTCTTTTTATTTAATTTAGAATTTTTAAAAAGTATCACGTCATAGAGCAATGAATCTATTTTCTCGACTTTAAAAACATCTTTATTTTTACATTTCCTTTTTCTTTTTTTGGGAAATTGATTAGAAAATTTATAAGTTAGAGTCAATTTATCTTTATATTGATCTACTTTGAAAACATGTCTCTTGCGATTTTCTTCCTCATATATAATACCAATAATTTTATCATTTTGAGTTCTTAAAGATAAACTTTTATTCGTAAACGGATCATAGAATGACTCATTAATCCACTCCCTTTTCTGAG
It contains:
- a CDS encoding RNA polymerase sigma factor, which codes for MEKELLLECQRNNRNAQRKVYEKMAGKLYSVCKRYLKNDEDIEEVLADTFYKIFTKLNQLQNHEIFEAWARKIAVNECLQKLRSMKTLEISLEDEFVESTGSPTDSISFEKDILKLLNFLPEGCRAIFNLFAIEGYPHKEIATMLSISEGTSKSQLNFARKKLQELLVNHNI
- a CDS encoding alpha-ketoacid dehydrogenase subunit alpha/beta — protein: MQTTYIETQQISFQDFKNQILEDYKLGRISREMSYLGRREVLTGKAKFGIFGDGKELPQLAMAKVFKNGDFRSGYYRDQTFALAIDALSVESFFAQLYADTSVEREPASAGRQMNGHFATRSLNEDGSWKDLMAQKNISSDISPTAGQMPRLLGLAQASKVYKTVHFEGAEKFSDKGNEIAFGTIGDASTAEGHFWETLNAACALQVPMIVSIWDDGYGISVPTMKQRAKADIAEMLSGFQRKEGEDQGCEIIQVKAWDYPALLDAYARAEHFARTESVPVVVHVIEVTQPQGHSTSGSHERYKNEDRLSWEADFDGLIKFREWILNYSIEIEGKDEIIATVEELEAIDEEAKKKVKNGQKTAWENYQKTLTELAFSVLPLVENLKGQNSEIETYINQYNKLVSKAKKDVFHLIRKSLLATRGTSSAERTALMNKYNEVFEVEKDNYSSHLYSQSQWKAENIKEIKPIYSETSEDVDGRVVVRNNFDKIFEKYPQTLVFGEDAGNIGDVNQGLEGMQEKYGDIRVADTGIREATILGQGIGMAMRGLRPIAEIQYLDYILYCLQGMSDDLATVQYRTKGGQKAPVIIRTRGHRLEGVWHSGSPMAGILNLSKGILVLVPRNLTKAAGFYNTMLQSDDPAVIVECLNGYRLKEKQPDNLGEFTVPVGKIEVTKKGKDVTLVTYGSTWRIVMEAAEELEKLGISAEVIDVQSLIPFDLTHEIAESVKRTNRLVVIDEDVEGGTSAFILQQILEKQKAFRYLDSDPLTIAANDHRPAYASDGDYFSKPSSDDMVERIYALFNETNPEKYPAIF
- a CDS encoding polyprenyl synthetase family protein, with the protein product MANIVEEIKRPINEEMKLFEQKFYESMQSKVALLDKVTRFIVTTKGKQMRPMFVFLCAKLIGNVNEKTYRGASMIELIHTATLVHDDVVDESFKRRNFFSINALWKNKIAVLVGDFLLSKAVLLSTDHKDYDLLSVISRTIREMSEGELLQLEKARKLDITEDVYYEIIRQKTATLIAACCEIGALSNDADENLAKKMMQFGTYTGMAFQIKDDLFDYLSSNVIGKPVGIDIKEQKMTLPLIHTLKIAGETDRKYYFNTIKRYNNDQKRVKELIAFVKSSGGLDYAIQVMKDFQQKAKDILDEFPDSEVRRSLHMMLDYVIERKF
- the rlmN gene encoding 23S rRNA (adenine(2503)-C(2))-methyltransferase RlmN, which translates into the protein MKDIRTLSLDQLKDYFGTIGEKPFRAKQVYDWIWSKNLHSFEEMTNLSKDLREHLVRDFLMNPAAVDQFQKSTDGTIKNGVKLHDGLMVESVLIPTETRTTACVSSQVGCSLNCEFCATAKLKRMRNLEVAEIVDQVALIDRQSKEYYNRPLTNIVFMGMGEPMMNYKNVVEAIRKITQPEGLGMSPRRITVSTSGIPKMINMLADDELKVKLALSLHSAVEKTRNEIMPFSDKFPLTDIMEALQHWYKKTGSVITFEYCVWKGINDKDEDIRALIKYCRQVPSKVNLIQYNPIGEGKFDHRSVAAEEKYVRELEKAGITVMVRKSRGGDIDAACGQLANKNAE
- the queA gene encoding tRNA preQ1(34) S-adenosylmethionine ribosyltransferase-isomerase QueA translates to MKTSDFNFDLPEELLAEHPSEHRDEARLMVLDRKTQTIEHKTFKDVVDYFDEKDLFIFNNTKVFPARLYGNKEKTGAKIEVFLLRELDKETRVWDVLVDPARKIRIGNKLFFTEDESLVAEVIDNTTSRGRTLRFLFDGSYEEFRTKLKELGETPLPKYIKREVEPEDAERYQTIYAKVEGAVAAPTAGLHFSRHLMKRLEIKGIDFAEVTLHVGLGTFNPIEVEDLSKHKMESEEIIIDEKNAEIINKAVQENRRVCAVGTTTMRAIETSVSSNRKISAFNGWTNKFIYPPHDFGVANTMITNFHTPKSTLMMMIAAFAGKDFLMQAYEEAVREKYKFYSYGDAMLIL
- a CDS encoding AIM24 family protein; this encodes MSKYSLEEFVKETKENPLERDYFELEKPALLEINLNNQAVWTKTGSMVGYIGNINFERQGMLSGGLGNLLKKALSGEGAKLMKAEGTGKLYVADSGKKVRILYLNNETLFVNGNDVLAHEQSIKSDITMLKSIAGMMSGGLFQVKLSGTGHIAITTHGEPLTLLVTPGAPVFTDPNATVAWSGNLSPELKTNVSFKSLIGRGSGEEFQMKFSGNGWVLIQPYEEVYVVSK